The Streptomyces tendae DNA segment GCCCCGGGACGCCCGCGCCTGGGCCGAGCTCGGCGCGGCCCGCGTGGAACAGGGACGGCGGCTGGCCGACCCGCGGTACTGGCCGCGGGCCGAGAAGGCCCTGCGCACCTCGCTCGACGTGCGGAAGGACAACGCGCCGGCGCTGCGGGCGATGGCCGTGCTGGCGAACGCCCGCCGCGACCACGCGGGCGCCCGCACGTGGGGCGAGGCCGCGCGGAAGCTGGAGCCGGAGCGATGGACGACGTACCCGCCGCTGATCGAGGCGTCCGCCGGGCTCGGGGACGACGAGGAGACCGGCCTGCTGCTGGAGAAGCTCACCGCGCTGCGCGAGGGACCGGCCGTGATGGCCCGGACGGCCGCCGTCTACCGGGACCGGGGCTGGCGGGAGGACGCGGCGGCGAAGCTCGCGGACGCCGCCTCGGCCGCCGGGGAGCCCGCCGAGCGCGCGGCCTACCTGGAGCGGGCCGGACAGCTCGCGTGGGAGCGCGGCGACCGTGAGGACGCGCTGCGCCACTTCCAGGAGGCGGTGCGCGTCGACCCCGACCAGCGGGCGGCGCAGGCCGGGCAGGGCAGGGTGCTGGCGGCGCTGGGCCGGGCCACGGAGGCGCTCAGCGCGTACCGGATGGCGCTGGCGAAGCACCCGCGGCCCGAGTACGCGCTGGAGCTGGGCGAGCTCTACGAGTCGCTGGGGCTGAAGCCGGCCGCCGAGGTGCAGTACGCGCTGCTGCGGGAGCGGGTCCGGCTGGCGTCCGCCCACGGCGGGGACGAGGAGCTGGTGCTGGGCCGGTTCGAGGCCGACCACGGCGACCCCGCGGCGGCGGTGCGGCGGCTGCGGGC contains these protein-coding regions:
- a CDS encoding tetratricopeptide repeat protein, producing the protein MDDKARAHRRRIRRRVLLASAAGGTALAGVLVTLPWGGQAPPGPTPQERALAAVTSGVPAALPDLEALVRDRERRVRERPRDARAWAELGAARVEQGRRLADPRYWPRAEKALRTSLDVRKDNAPALRAMAVLANARRDHAGARTWGEAARKLEPERWTTYPPLIEASAGLGDDEETGLLLEKLTALREGPAVMARTAAVYRDRGWREDAAAKLADAASAAGEPAERAAYLERAGQLAWERGDREDALRHFQEAVRVDPDQRAAQAGQGRVLAALGRATEALSAYRMALAKHPRPEYALELGELYESLGLKPAAEVQYALLRERVRLASAHGGDEELVLGRFEADHGDPAAAVRRLRAEWERQPSTEVADALGWALHRAGEHEEALPFAVRATEGTKGGGVRSALFAYHRGAVERALERYGAARRHLTEALQINPWFSPLHAPRAKEALARLGEPSVQAGPESS